GAGAAGGCTGCTGCAGAGCAGGCTGAAGAGGCTGCTGAGGCAAAGCCAAAGCGTGCTGCTCGTAAGACAGAAGAGGCTCCAAAGGCAGAGAACGAGGCACCAGTTGCTGAGTAATTAAAAGAAACATAGTGGGCGCTGGTGAGTGCTAATGAGCTTCTATATTATTTATAATACTTGAAGTTTATTATCCCTCATCAACGCCCACAATATTTAATAATATTAGAAAGGAAAACAAAAAAATGGCTGTATCTATTGAAGATATCAAGAAGCTCCGCGCTATGACTGGCGCAGGTCTGGCTGACGTAAAGAAGGCACTCACAGAGGCTGAAGGCGATTATGAAAAGGCAAAGGAATTGATTCGTGAGCGTGGTTTGGCTATCGCTGCTAAGCGTTCTGACCGTGAGACATCAAACGGTTGTGTACTCGTTAAGCAGGTAGACGGCTTTGCTGCTATGGTTGCTATCAAGTGTGAGACAGACTTCGTTGCTAACGGTCAGGACTTCATCGCCCTCGTTCAGGAGATTCTGGACGCTGCTGTTGCTAACAAGTGTAAGAGTCTTGATGAAATTAAGGCACTTAAGCTCGCTAATGGCGAGGATGCTGCTACTGCTGTTCAGCACCGTTCAGGTGTTACTGGTGAGAAGATGGAGCTCGACGGCTACAACTTCCTTGAGGGTGAGAACATCTCTGTTTATGACCACATGAACAAGCACACTCTCGCAACTATCGTTCAGCTCAATGAGAACAATGAGGATGCTGGTCACAAGGTAGCTATGCAGGTTGCAGCTATGAAGCCTGTAGCTCTTGACGAGGCATCTATTCCACAGTCTGTTAAGGACGAGGAGTCCAAGGTTGCTGTTGAGAAGACTAAGGAAGAGCAGATTGAGAAGGCTGTTGTTGCTGCTATCAAGAAGGCAGGTATCAACGCTAACCTCGTTGACAGTGAAGACCATATCGAGTCTAACATCAAGAAGGGTTGGTTGACACGTGAGGAGGCTGACAAGGCTATCGAGATTCGCAACACTGTTGCTGCTGAGAAGGCTGCAAACCTCAACGAGGATATGATTCAGAACATCGCTAAGGGTCGTCTGAACAAGTTCTTCAAGGAGAACTGTCTCGTTGATCAAGAGTTCCAGTTTGGTGATGGTGACAAGCAGAGCGTTAACGAGTGGCTTAAGGCTCAGAGCAAGGATCTTAAGATTGTTGCTTACAAGCGCTTCACTCTCTCTGCAGAGTAATCACAGAGCTTCATTAGAAGAAAGATATGGGAGTTGCAGGATAGCCATTAGGCTCCTGCAACTCTCTTTTATTAGAAGTTTGGGCTTATTAGGCTAATGGGACTAATAAGGCTAATAATTTCCTAAAACTACCAACAATGAAAATCTTTGCAGTCGGCATGAATTATGCCGAACATAATAAATCGCTAAACGAAACGTTATCTAAAAAGGAAGGACCAATAATCTTCACTAAGGCAGATTCTGCCCTACTGAAAGATAAAAAGCCTTTCTTCATTCCCGATGATTTGGGAACGATTGAATATGAAACGGAACTCGTGGTACGCATCTGCCGATTGGGAAAGACGATCTCTGAGCGTTTCGCCCATAGATACTACGATGCTGTGACAGTTGGTATTGACTTCACAGCGCGCGAATTACAACAAAAGCTAAGAGCACAAGGACTACCATGGGACCTCTGTAAAGGATTTGATGGTTCGGCAGCTTTAGGCGAATGGGTATCAAAGGATAAATTCCTTGATATACAACGACTCCGCTTCCACCTTGATATCAACGGACAGACGGTTCAGGAAGGATGTACAACTGATATGCTATACAAAGTAGATGAAATCATCAGTTACATTAGTCGCTACTTCACCCTCAAGACTGGCGACATCATCTATACAGGCTGTCCATCAGGTTGTGGACCTGTACATATCAATGACCATCTGGAAGGATTCATTGAAGAGAGAAAGGTTCTCGACTTTAATTGCAAATAAGCTAAGGAGAGTAAACGAAAGATTTCTAAACGTTTATGACATAGATATCTATACTCTCCAATTAAGGAACTCAAATAATCAACCATACAGAGGGAATAACTGACAAAAAGACTAAAGGAGGAATACATCAATAAAATGACGAAAGGAATCAATAAGCTGTTAATGAAACGTTCAGCAATACTCTGCTTCATACTTCTGTTGGGTTGTATAAAACTATCAGCTCAACAGCAAAGATTTTTCAATCTAACTGTTCAAGATGTGACAATAGACTCGCTATTGCCACATTTCCACTATGCTATTCCTGTTGGGGAACAGTATGCTGATTCTACCTACGATTTGGAGATACGCTACCCAGAGTTCATTGATATGAGCAAGGCTGACATTGAACGTTATAATACACTGACAAGTATTGTCCCACCAACATTACCAGAGATACATCAGCAGATGACAGTGGAACGCAAGTGTGGTGTATTAGAGATATCTCTAACACCAATCGTTCAGCGCAATGGAAAGAAGCAGTTCCTCGTCAGTTTCATGATAGCCCTTACGTCTCGTCCTAAGAAGACAACGACAAAAAAGAATAAAGGTATTGAAACCCGTGCAGGAGCTGTATCAGCATCTGCTGCTGCAAATCGATATGCAGAACATTCCGTTCTTGCCAGCGGAAAGTGGGCAAAAATACGTGTTCCTGCTAATGGTGTCTATCAGTTAACCAATGATCTAATCCGTCGTGCGGGCTTCTCTAACATTGACAAAGTCAAAATCTATGGCTATGGTGGAAACTTGCAGAAGGAGGTTCTTACAGCCGATGACATCACTTCATTTGATGATTTAAAAGAGGTGCCAACCTATAATAGTAATGGTAGACGACTCTTCTATGCTCGCGGTCCTGTTAGTTGGGAAAGCAACACATCGATAAAGAGAATCCGCAACCCTTATTCTAACTATGGTTATTACTTCCTGACAGAAGACAACAACAGTGCTCCTGAAACTGTTTCAGATAGCACAACCTTCCTCAATAGCTTCTATCCATCAACTGATGACTATCACAGTCTGCATGAAGTGGATAATTTCAGTTGGTATCATGGAGGACGAAACCTCTTTGAAGAAACTCCATTAAAACTGAACGAAGGTAAAGTATTCACCTTGACAAACAAAGCACGTGCTACAAGTGCAAAACTAACGGTAGCCGTAACAACAGGTACCTATGCTTCGATTGTTAAGGTAGAAGCAAATGGTCAGCGTCTTGGCGACATTAGAATCACACCTCAAGAATCTTTCGATAAAGGCTATGAAGAGGTTAGAACTTATACGCTCAACACCCTCCATGCTGTTGACAGCATCAAACTGACGACTATATCAGGTGGTCCAGCACGCCTTGACTAC
The Prevotella melaninogenica DNA segment above includes these coding regions:
- the tsf gene encoding translation elongation factor Ts yields the protein MAVSIEDIKKLRAMTGAGLADVKKALTEAEGDYEKAKELIRERGLAIAAKRSDRETSNGCVLVKQVDGFAAMVAIKCETDFVANGQDFIALVQEILDAAVANKCKSLDEIKALKLANGEDAATAVQHRSGVTGEKMELDGYNFLEGENISVYDHMNKHTLATIVQLNENNEDAGHKVAMQVAAMKPVALDEASIPQSVKDEESKVAVEKTKEEQIEKAVVAAIKKAGINANLVDSEDHIESNIKKGWLTREEADKAIEIRNTVAAEKAANLNEDMIQNIAKGRLNKFFKENCLVDQEFQFGDGDKQSVNEWLKAQSKDLKIVAYKRFTLSAE
- a CDS encoding fumarylacetoacetate hydrolase family protein, producing MKIFAVGMNYAEHNKSLNETLSKKEGPIIFTKADSALLKDKKPFFIPDDLGTIEYETELVVRICRLGKTISERFAHRYYDAVTVGIDFTARELQQKLRAQGLPWDLCKGFDGSAALGEWVSKDKFLDIQRLRFHLDINGQTVQEGCTTDMLYKVDEIISYISRYFTLKTGDIIYTGCPSGCGPVHINDHLEGFIEERKVLDFNCK